From the genome of Vitis riparia cultivar Riparia Gloire de Montpellier isolate 1030 chromosome 11, EGFV_Vit.rip_1.0, whole genome shotgun sequence:
GAATCAAGTAAAGAAACTTGAATCAGGATAATTCAATACGCATGCACAAATATTCTGAAACCTCCCATCACAATATGGGCAAAAACTCAAAAAACTTTTCACTGTACAGGGTGGGGTGCTTACATCACCAGAAGTCCCTGCACGAACAAGATCCCTTCGTGAAATGATGAAACCGGTTTCTATCTCGTACAATAATCTCCCTATTGTACACTTCGGAGATGAACTTCATTGCAGAGTGGCAATCACTACACACACGAAGGTTTTTCACAACTCGAATTGGTGTTCCAGGTGTTGTACTTAAGAGCCCGAATGCAATTGCTAGCTTCTCACTATGGAGGCTAAGCTcattctccttttccttttcatccATGTCAAATAACACTTCTGATTTATCAGGAACATAACCAGCTGACTTTAACCTGCGCATCATGTCATCCAAGGTTTCATAAATTTCTGAGGATTGTGGATGCGAGACATCACCCTTGACGAACTCATGCACAACACCACCAACCTCTATCACACTGCAACCTGGGGGCTTCTTAATGTTTCTTTCTACCATGAGTTCCCTCATTTTTTTAGCTGCTTCCCAGTTCTTCATTGAGCTGTATATGTTTGATAAAAGCACATAGGTTCCTCCATTTTTCGGGTCTAGTTCTATAAGTTGTTGGGCTGCTCTTTCTGCCACCTCGAGATTGCCATGAATTCTGCAGGCGCTAAGAAGGCCTCCCAAAACAAAATAATCTGGCGCCATTGGCATGTTCTGTATCAAATCCTCTGCTTCAGCTATGCGACCAGCCCGCCCTAGCATGTCAACCATACAACCATAATGCTCAATGCTAGGCTGAATGCCATATTTATTAGGCATGGAATTAAAATATGCAATTCCTTCATTCACCAATCCTGCATGACTGCAAGCAGCCAAAACCCCAACGAAGGTGATTGCATCTGGTTTCACCTCACTCATCTGCATCTCATGGAAAAGTTCCAAAGCTTTCAACCCTTGTCCGCACATCGCAAGACCAACAATCAAGGCTGTCCAAGTCATAACATCTTTTTCGGGCATCTCTTGGAAGACTCTTATTGCACTTTCTATACTTCCACATTTTGCATACATGTCCACAAGTGCCGTTCCCAAGGCAACATCCACCTCAATTTTCTCCTTCTCAATATAAACATGCAACCACTTGCCAAGCTCAAGAGCACCCAGATGAGTGCAAGCGATCAATAAGCTTGCCATGGTCACCTTATCCCCTTTAACACCGCTGAGTTGCATCTCATTGAAGAGTGACAAAGCCTCCTCATAATCACCATCCTCAACATGTCCATTAATCATGATGTTCCAACAAAACAAGTTCTTTTCAGGCATCTTATTGAATAAATCCCGGGCAAGTGGGTAGCAGCCACACTTGCAATAAACATCCATGAGAGCAGCGGTTAGGACCGTGTGGAACCCGATTCCAGTCTCATCAATATACTTGTGCACCTGCTTGGCCGTTTCTAAATCTCTTGATCTCGCACATGCTGTTAACACATTCACCAAAGTAATCTCATTCGGCTTCACACTCGCAATTTCCATTCTCCTGAACAGCTTGATGGCTTCATGGGGCAGATCCCATTGCGCATAAGCCCCAATCATGGTTGCCCAAGAAACCACACTTTTGTTAaccattttatcaaacactttttGGGCTGAAACCAAACATCCACAATTCGAGTACATGTTCATCAATGTGTTTTGAATATAAGCGTCAGACGCGAACCCCAATTTTGTAGAGTGACATTGCAGCTGTTTTCCTTCACACAAAACCCCACATGATTTAAACAAAGAAGGGAATGTGAACCTGTCGGGGTCCAACCCCTGGAGCATCATTAGTTGATAGAAAAGAATAGCTTGGCGGGGCAAATTCTTGTTGGTGTAACCCCGGATTATGGAATTACAGGTGAAGGTAGTGGGATTGGGGATTTGGTTGAAGACGAGACGGGCGTAAGGGAGGCTTCCAGAGTCGTGGAGGGCACAGAAGGCGACGATTTTACTGGCAGAGAAGGGATCGACGAAGAGGCAAGTCCTGAGCATTTGGGCATGGATTTGCTTGAGCTGGGACATGGTGGTGCATTTTTCCAGTGATAGCAGACATGGGTGTAGTTGAATTTGGCTGTTAATATTGTTGTTGTTAGCGGTGGTTGCAGCGTTCCTCAAAGGAAGAGGATTTTCCGTGAGTAAGGGTGGTCTAGGGTGGTGGAGGGATAAAGGAGTAGCCATCTCCGCCTTGTTCCTGTTTTTCCCCTCACAATAGCTTTTAAATGTCAACAGTTTGCTTTGCTTCGAtcaaattctttgaaattttaggaCGAATGAATGGACATGGAACAAAGAATGAATGCACTAAAATTTAAATCTAGAAATTTCTCAGGGGGTCGAGCCTCTTCATTTTTTGGCGACGCAGAGTGCCGGTGACTAAATATCTTATcatcaatgttttcagaaccggaccggtcatcgaaccggaaaaattaccggttcacggttcactggtcggaccggcggtcgaaccggttgaaccggtgatgtaataaatatataatttatatattatataaaattaaaaataattataaaaattaaaaatatataaaattataagttttaataatgtttggtatattaaattaaatgataaagtttaatattttaaattttattaaatagaaatatgtaatatttaagaatgaagatatatttaagatgaaaaattttataatatttaattttatctttcttttttgtattttattgttttaaaattattctattaattagtttatattatttttttataattattattataaaaataaataggaatttaaatatttacatttctttaaagattttatattataaaaatttgaaataggaatatatatattacaacatTGCAAAAGTCTAGCCCTCATGCTTCCAGCCCTCAAAAAGGCCTTAGTACTATTCCTAGTCCCACATCGGAAGCAAATCAATTCCTTGTGCTTCAAGTGCTCTATAAATAGAGACCTTGCAGCATGCTATTCAAGCCAAGCAAGCCAGCGAATTGGGCTTGGGGGCATGGCCCAAGAGagattttaagttataattttGTTGGATTGGGCCTGGTGGCTTGAATCAAATATGGGTTATAATTAGTTGAGTTTTGAAAGTATTGGGCAAGGAATTGGGCTCGTTAATGGGCCTCTTAATAGTAACAAATATTTgtagaataggaaaaaaaagCTTGGCCGGTTCGTAAAAAACCGGACGGTTTGACCGGTTTGGCGGTTCAACCGGCGGTTTGACCGGTTCAATACCGGTCTGATCATAAAACGGTTCGTTGGACTGGACCGAACCGGAAAGGTCACCGGTCGACGGTTCGACCGatcggaccggccggtccggtccggtttttaaaacattgcttaTCATTATACTGTGAGTCTCAGCTTTCTGAAACTTTTAACTTGAAATTTTCTTCATatggaaataagaaaatattattttttaaaaaaatatttgcaataaaaattattttttaaattaagaaattattttatatttaataaaaaccaTGGTATTAATGATCTCATtttagaaaagaagaaaggatgACAAAAGATTAGCGAGAAAATGATTCTTAGGTgccttcatatttttatttttgtgagtGAAGGTGGTTGAGGTGAAAGGAGGCGTCTCTTATTCAAAGCAAAATAATTGATCAACACCTCATCTTATCATAACATCAATAATAAGAGAGCTTAGTTTAACAGCGATTTTCATTTTGCTCTACCCCTGACCGACTCTGAAATGACAGAATTGAAAATAACATCAAACCACTACATTACGTAGCCAATGCCATG
Proteins encoded in this window:
- the LOC117924796 gene encoding pentatricopeptide repeat-containing protein At2g29760, chloroplastic-like, which gives rise to MATPLSLHHPRPPLLTENPLPLRNAATTANNNNINSQIQLHPCLLSLEKCTTMSQLKQIHAQMLRTCLFVDPFSASKIVAFCALHDSGSLPYARLVFNQIPNPTTFTCNSIIRGYTNKNLPRQAILFYQLMMLQGLDPDRFTFPSLFKSCGVLCEGKQLQCHSTKLGFASDAYIQNTLMNMYSNCGCLVSAQKVFDKMVNKSVVSWATMIGAYAQWDLPHEAIKLFRRMEIASVKPNEITLVNVLTACARSRDLETAKQVHKYIDETGIGFHTVLTAALMDVYCKCGCYPLARDLFNKMPEKNLFCWNIMINGHVEDGDYEEALSLFNEMQLSGVKGDKVTMASLLIACTHLGALELGKWLHVYIEKEKIEVDVALGTALVDMYAKCGSIESAIRVFQEMPEKDVMTWTALIVGLAMCGQGLKALELFHEMQMSEVKPDAITFVGVLAACSHAGLVNEGIAYFNSMPNKYGIQPSIEHYGCMVDMLGRAGRIAEAEDLIQNMPMAPDYFVLGGLLSACRIHGNLEVAERAAQQLIELDPKNGGTYVLLSNIYSSMKNWEAAKKMRELMVERNIKKPPGCSVIEVGGVVHEFVKGDVSHPQSSEIYETLDDMMRRLKSAGYVPDKSEVLFDMDEKEKENELSLHSEKLAIAFGLLSTTPGTPIRVVKNLRVCSDCHSAMKFISEVYNREIIVRDRNRFHHFTKGSCSCRDFW